A genomic stretch from Lathyrus oleraceus cultivar Zhongwan6 chromosome 2, CAAS_Psat_ZW6_1.0, whole genome shotgun sequence includes:
- the LOC127123806 gene encoding uncharacterized protein LOC127123806 has protein sequence MESFIAAQNQLIPTPATPQQRTIIPEIVSTPVYVFPTSQPAQVMPARFPWGIPPNFMPEGYAPTVALMPASLLIMSMPSPFAYAMPRVEETIYHSESFEGPQMYEKMDEMKDQFQELKKELKTLRGKDLFGKNAAEFCLVPNVKIPVKFKVLGFDKYKWNTCLLSHIMMYARKISTQTDNGQFLIHYFQDSLADITRWWYMGLDIANVRTYNDLGDAFIK, from the coding sequence ATGGAGTCATTcattgctgctcagaatcaactgattccaactcctgcaactcctcaGCAAAGGACAATCATCCCAGAGATCGTCTCAACACCAGTGTATGTGTTTCCTACCAGTCAGCCTGCACAAGTCATGCCcgccagattcccgtggggaattccTCCGAATTTTATGCCTGAAGGTTATGCTCCAACTGTTGCTCTTATGCCGGCATCTCTACTGATCATGTCAATGCCTTCTCCTTTTGCCTATGCTATGCCACGTGTTGAAGaaaccatttatcattctgagtcgtTTGAGGGCCCTCAAatgtacgagaaaatggatgaaatgaaagaccaatttcaAGAGCTGAAAAAGGAATTGAAGACCTTaagaggtaaagatctgtttgggaaaAATGCTGCCGAATTTTGCTTGGTacccaacgtgaaaatccctgtcaaattcaaggtcctAGGTTTTGATAAGTATAAATGGAATACTTGTCTGTTGAGTCATATTATGATGTACGCCCGCAAGATATCGACCCAGACAGATAATGGTCAATTTctcatccattattttcaagacagcttGGCCGATATCACGCGTtggtggtatatgggtttagacatTGCTAATGTTCGTACTTACAACGACTTAGGTGATGCCTTCATCAAATAA